The following proteins are encoded in a genomic region of Sesamum indicum cultivar Zhongzhi No. 13 linkage group LG8, S_indicum_v1.0, whole genome shotgun sequence:
- the LOC105168618 gene encoding uncharacterized protein LOC105168618, with translation MVNPSFRMPDLPKYDGTRDLQEHLAAFDMVMNLYGKAQEWFTSLHPGSIESHKQLVQNFTFHFASKRKQKRSATHLFTIRQRENESLKSFMGRFNNETLEVQDLRIDMMISILIHGLKKGVFASALARDPPIDVEQLMAMAQKYIDEEEMNAMKDEEWRYNTDRGRDQDQKGREKEPRARIERTREPLYQPKYSQYTLLSMTRARALMMVEKDDVLQWPKHTRLTPAKKHSNKYCRFHREKGHDTEECYQLKDEIERLVRQGYFRGKLQHLDMKDGRRSRSR, from the exons ATGGTCAACCCGAGCTTCAGGATGCCCGATCTCCCAAAGTATGACGGAACCAGAGACCTACAGGAACACCTGGCTGCTTTTGATATGGTAATGAACCTTTACG GGAAAGCTCAGGAATGGTTCACGAGTTTGCATCCTGGGAGTATAGAATCGCACAAGCAACTTGTGCAGAATTTCACATTTCATTTCGCGAGTAAGAGGAAGCAAAAGCGATCCGCGACACATCTCTTCACTATACGACAGAGAGAGAATGAATCATTGAAGAGTTTTATGGGGCGCTTCAACAATGAGACGTTAGAGGTACAAGACCTCCGTATCGACATGATGATCAGCATTCTTATTCATGGATTGAAAAAAGGAGTCTTCGCATCCGCTTTAGCTCGAGACCCTCCAATAGACGTGGAGCAGCTCATGGCGATGGCACAAAAGTACATcgatgaagaagaaatgaacGCCATGAAAGATGAAGAGTGGAGGTATAACACGGATCGAGGTCGAGATCAGGATCAAAAGGGTAGAGAAAAGGAACCACGAGCAAGAATCGAGAGAACTCGAGAACCCCTATATCAACCCAAGTACAGCCAATACACACTGTTGAGCATGACCAGAGCAAGAGCGCTAATGATGGTGGAGAAAGACGATGTACTGCAGTGGCCCAAGCACACAAGGCTCACACCAGCGAAGAAACactcaaataaatattgtcGTTTCCATCGGGAGAAGGGGCATGACACGGAAGAGTGCTATCAGCTCAAAGATGAGATCGAACGTCTGGTGCGACAGGGTTACTTTAGAGGTAAGTTGCAGCATTTAGACATGAAAGATGGTCGTCGTAGCCGATCGAGATAG
- the LOC105168619 gene encoding uncharacterized protein LOC105168619, translated as MVQELDALERNKTWEVVDLLKGKKAIGCRWVFKIKLKADASSYGWLVQQVDINNAFLHGFLNEDIYMHAPDGYLVQPGQLSSHSSVPLSDPEPYRFLVGRLLYLSFTLPDMSFGAQQLSQFVHAPCKHHMEAALHLVCYLKGCPECGLFFPVSNSFTISAYYDADWASCADS; from the exons ATGGTACAAGAACTTGATGCActtgaaagaaacaaaactTGGGAAGTTGTTGACTTACTCAAGGGTAAGAAGGCAATAGGGTGCAGATGGGTGTTCAAAATCAAACTCAAGGCAGATG CTTCTAGCTATGGATGGCTTGTCCAGCAAGTAGACATCAATAATGCCTTCCTCCATGGTTTCTTAAATGAGGACatttatatgcatgcaccagaTGGATATCTTGTTCAACCGGGACAG TTGTCATCTCATTCCTCTGTTCCTTTGTCTGATCCTGAACCATACAGATTTCTAGTGGGCAGACTCTTGTATCTCAGCTTCACACTCCCTGATATGTCCTTTGGAGCTCAACAACTTAGTCAATTTGTTCATGCTCCTTGCAAACACCACATGGAGGCAGCTCTGCATCTGGTTTGCTACTTGAAGGGATGCCCAGAGTGTGGATTGTTCTTTCCAGTCTCAAATTCATTCACCATCTCTGCGTACTACGATGCTGACTGGGCGAGTTGCGCTGATTCTTGA
- the LOC105168126 gene encoding nucleobase-ascorbate transporter 1 isoform X1 — protein MGDIAHPPMEQLQDLEYCIDSNPPWPETILLAFQNYILVLGTSVMIPTVLVPTMGGSDGDKARVIQTLLFVAGINTLLQALFGTRLPAVVGGSFAYLVPIAYIINDSQLQRIDEPHVRFTQTMRAIQGALIVAASIQIILGYSQVWGLFSRFFSPLGMAPVVGLVGLGLFQRGFPALGNCVEIGLPMLFLVIALSQYLKHVKPLRDFPIFERFPVLICVSIIWIYSLILTASGAYRGKPSETQVSCRTDRANLISTAPWFKFPYPLQWGPPTFAAGHSFAMMSAVLVSMVESTGAYKAASRLAIATPPPAYVLSRGIGWQGIGILLDGLFGTLTGSTVSVENVGLLGLTRVGSRRVVQISAGFMIFFSILGKFGAVFASIPFPIFAALYCVLFGLVGSVGLSFLQFTNMNSMRNLFITGLSLFLGISIPQFFDEYWVLPRRGLVHTNAGWFNAFLNTIFMSPPTVGLIIAVFLDNTIEVEKSKKDRGMPWWVKFRTFRGDNRNEEFYTLPFNLNRFFPPT, from the exons CTGAAACCATTTTGTTAGCATTTCAGAACTACATTTTAGTGCTTGGCACAAGTGTGATGATTCCCACAGTGCTTGTCCCTACGATGGGTGGATCTGAT GGGGATAAAGCACGAGTTATTCAGACATTGCTTTTTGTAGCTGGCATCAACACCCTTCTTCAGGCCCTCTTTGGGACCAGGTTACCTGCTGTTGTTGGAGGGTCCTTTGCTTATCTTGTTCCCATagcatatattattaatgacTCGCAATTGCAACGGATTGATGAGCCTCATGTA AGATTTACACAAACTATGAGAGCTATCCAAGGAGCTCTTATTGTTGCTGCGAGTATACAAATAATTCTGGGGTACAGCCAAGTGTGGGGTCTCTTTTCACG CTTCTTCAGTCCCCTTGGAATGGCACCTGTCGTTGGATTAGTTGGTTTGGGCTTATTTCAACGAGGATTTCCAGCA CTAGGTAACTGTGTAGAAATTGGTTTGCCAATGCTTTTCTTGGTTATCGCCTTGTCACAA TATCTGAAGCATGTTAAGCCACTGAGGGACTTCCCCATATTTGAACGGTTTCCTGTATTGATCTGCGTCTCCATTATTTGGATATACTCCCTCATACTAACAGCTAGTGGAGCTTACCGTGGCAAACCGAGTGAAACTCAAGTCAGTTGCCGTACAGACAGGGCAAATCTTATATCCACAGCTCCATG GTTCAAGTTCCCGTATCCTCTGCAGTGGGGCCCACCTACGTTTGCGGCAGGTCATTCCTTTGCCATGATGTCTGCTGTTCTTGTCTCAATGGTTGAG TCCACTGGAGCATACAAAGCAGCATCTCGTCTGGCAATTGCCACCCCACCTCCAGCCTATGTACTGAGTCGAGGCATTGGTTGGCAG GGGATAGGCATTTTGCTCGATGGTCTTTTTGGGACACTCACGGGTTCTACAGTATCCGT GGAAAATGTGGGGCTCCTTGGACTAACTCGAGTTGGAAGCCGGAGAGTTGTTCAGATTTCCGCTGGcttcatgattttcttttctatcttAG GGAAATTTGGAGCCGTTTTCGCATCTATACCATTTCCGATATTTGCTGCATTATACTGTGTCCTATTTGGCCTTGTAG GATCTGTCGGTTTATCGTTTCTTCAATTTACTAATATGAACTCCATGAGAAACCTCTTTATTACTGGTCTTTCCCTCTTTCTTGGGATCTCGATTCCTCAATTTTTTGACGAATATTGGGTTCTTCCCCGTCGTGGACTGGTTCACACTAATGCTGGATGG TTCAACGCGTTCTTGAACACCATATTCATGTCCCCTCCCACGGTTGGGTTGATCATCGCTGTTTTCCTCGACAACACAATAGAAGTGGAGAAGTCTAAGAAAGACCGGGGGATGCCGTGGTGGGTGAAGTTCAGGACGTTCAGAGGCGACAACCGGAACGAAGAATTCTACACGTTGCCGTTTAACCTAAACAGATTCTTCCCGCCAACATAG